A single Azospirillum sp. TSA2s DNA region contains:
- a CDS encoding glycosyltransferase family 2 protein — MSVAMNPSSMSHPKSLAPAAPDAAERLGVTVIVPTYRRPDQLAGCLDGLVRQTLAPVQVVVTVRDTDPESAEVARRYASTLPVEVADIDVPGQVAAINRGMDHARGDIVAITDDDAVPHSDWVERIEAWYRADPRIGGVGGRDHVYHDGVPETGEAQVVGRLQWFGRVIGNHHLGVGPAQDVDVLKGANWSFRRAAIDGQRLNTRLRGSGAQVRNEVDFCLRLSRRGWRLVYDPLVAVDHFPAVRFDIDQRGANHFHPLAQENATFNDTLALMAHFGPANRAAFAAWAMLVGTCEFPGLAQWARLSLRGDRHAGAKLRATVRGRLEGMRDWRETAA, encoded by the coding sequence ATGAGCGTCGCCATGAACCCGTCTTCCATGTCCCACCCCAAATCACTGGCCCCCGCCGCGCCCGATGCCGCCGAGCGGCTGGGCGTCACCGTGATCGTCCCGACCTATCGGCGGCCGGACCAGCTCGCCGGCTGCCTGGACGGTCTGGTCCGCCAAACCCTGGCACCGGTTCAGGTGGTCGTCACCGTGCGCGACACCGATCCGGAGTCCGCCGAGGTTGCCCGGCGCTACGCATCCACCTTGCCGGTCGAGGTCGCCGATATCGACGTGCCGGGGCAGGTGGCGGCGATCAACCGCGGCATGGATCATGCCCGCGGCGACATCGTCGCCATCACCGACGACGACGCAGTGCCCCATTCCGACTGGGTCGAACGGATCGAGGCCTGGTATCGCGCCGATCCGCGGATCGGCGGTGTCGGCGGCCGCGACCATGTCTATCACGACGGCGTGCCGGAAACCGGGGAGGCCCAGGTCGTCGGCCGGCTGCAATGGTTCGGCCGGGTCATCGGCAACCATCATCTGGGTGTCGGCCCGGCTCAGGACGTCGACGTTCTGAAGGGCGCCAACTGGAGTTTCCGCCGCGCGGCGATCGACGGCCAGCGGCTGAACACCCGGCTGCGCGGCAGCGGCGCCCAGGTTCGCAACGAGGTGGATTTCTGCCTGCGGCTGTCCCGTCGGGGATGGCGGCTGGTCTATGACCCGCTGGTGGCGGTCGACCATTTCCCGGCGGTGCGTTTCGACATCGACCAGCGCGGCGCGAACCACTTCCACCCGCTGGCGCAGGAGAACGCGACCTTCAACGACACGCTGGCCCTGATGGCCCATTTCGGCCCGGCCAACCGCGCCGCCTTCGCCGCCTGGGCCATGCTGGTGGGGACCTGCGAGTTTCCCGGTCTGGCGCAATGGGCGCGGCTGTCTCTGCGCGGCGACCGCCACGCCGGGGCCAAGCTGCGCGCCACGGTGCGCGGGCGGCTGGAGGGGATGCGTGACTGGCGGGAGACGGCGGCATGA
- a CDS encoding DUF2190 family protein, producing MSGGPGCRIGRRALLAAALALPAARAAAQAAQDKPLRPTPDQPPRSGPALSIRERGAIGDGRSHPLSERYKSLEAARRVHPHVRSLDQECDWAALQGAVLELARSGQGGTVLVPPGHYRLDGEIVLPNLDRYDDAFNEVEIVGAGMRASLLAWPEDLGPGRFAIRAGSRQGMRDDDKGYQRSRIAHISLRGPKPGNRPGDPPPGMDGLALTSRFLLERVGVFGFRAGVDVWRDHSSLISCQLTKNHIGAYWSAGTDSFGDHLFLDTDLAGNTLASIAVSPENGIDHSSFISCHFGFSPYAILAEDGPAKRTFLSNNKFLDCAFEACGNGWIQGPMAEMYGNVLIGCSGSLLPAYRLAKRPVAGLIVVRALERNEFTGGSASFGDGTNDRAADIETAAIVAASAVGNRFDDAERLIRLGRDGFAPALAISGTCRANRFEALDCSGEFRKVGAGGVDAGNLVQRDYDRVRRLEPDRPADGVALTSAAAGGVVPVATSGTVPVGKTRAAIRMGTVLRPGSGTPQRVDPTPGPAAPVGIAVTDAAPGTDSVVMELRLELR from the coding sequence ATGAGCGGCGGTCCCGGCTGCCGCATCGGCAGGCGCGCGCTGCTGGCCGCCGCCCTCGCTCTGCCCGCCGCCAGAGCTGCCGCCCAAGCCGCCCAGGACAAGCCTTTGCGTCCGACCCCCGACCAGCCGCCGAGAAGCGGCCCAGCCCTGTCGATCCGCGAACGCGGCGCCATCGGCGATGGGCGCAGCCATCCTTTGTCGGAGCGTTACAAGAGCCTGGAGGCGGCACGGCGCGTCCATCCGCATGTCCGCTCCCTGGACCAGGAGTGCGATTGGGCGGCTCTGCAGGGCGCCGTGCTGGAACTGGCGCGCAGCGGACAGGGCGGGACGGTGCTGGTGCCGCCCGGCCATTACCGGCTGGATGGCGAGATCGTCCTGCCCAACCTCGACCGCTACGACGACGCCTTCAACGAGGTGGAGATCGTCGGCGCCGGCATGCGCGCCTCGCTGCTGGCCTGGCCGGAAGATCTGGGGCCGGGACGGTTTGCCATCCGGGCTGGCAGCCGACAGGGTATGCGCGACGACGACAAGGGCTATCAGCGCAGCCGCATCGCGCACATCAGCCTGCGCGGGCCGAAGCCCGGCAACCGGCCGGGCGATCCGCCGCCGGGCATGGACGGGCTGGCGCTGACCTCCCGCTTCCTGCTGGAGCGGGTCGGGGTGTTCGGCTTCCGCGCCGGGGTGGATGTCTGGCGCGACCATTCCTCGCTGATCTCCTGCCAGCTGACCAAGAATCACATCGGCGCCTATTGGTCGGCGGGGACCGACAGCTTCGGCGATCATCTGTTCCTCGACACCGACCTCGCCGGCAACACGCTGGCCTCCATCGCCGTGTCGCCGGAGAACGGCATCGACCATTCCAGCTTCATCTCCTGCCATTTCGGCTTCTCGCCCTACGCGATCCTGGCGGAGGACGGGCCGGCGAAGCGGACCTTCCTGTCCAACAACAAGTTCCTGGACTGCGCCTTCGAGGCCTGCGGCAACGGCTGGATCCAGGGGCCGATGGCGGAGATGTACGGCAATGTGCTGATCGGGTGCAGCGGATCGCTGCTGCCGGCCTATCGCTTGGCGAAGCGACCCGTCGCCGGTCTGATCGTGGTGCGGGCGCTGGAGCGCAACGAGTTCACCGGCGGCAGCGCCAGCTTCGGCGACGGCACCAACGACCGCGCCGCCGACATCGAGACCGCCGCCATCGTCGCGGCTTCGGCCGTCGGCAACCGCTTCGACGATGCGGAACGGCTGATCCGCCTCGGCCGTGACGGCTTCGCCCCGGCCCTCGCCATCTCCGGCACCTGCCGCGCCAACCGGTTCGAGGCGCTGGACTGCTCCGGCGAGTTCCGCAAGGTCGGTGCCGGCGGCGTCGATGCCGGCAATCTGGTGCAGCGCGACTACGACCGGGTGCGCCGGCTGGAGCCCGACCGCCCGGCCGACGGCGTCGCCCTGACCTCGGCTGCCGCCGGCGGCGTCGTTCCCGTCGCGACCAGTGGAACCGTCCCGGTCGGCAAGACCCGAGCCGCCATCCGCATGGGCACCGTCCTGCGCCCCGGCAGCGGCACCCCCCAGCGTGTCGATCCCACCCCCGGACCGGCGGCGCCGGTCGGCATCGCGGTGACGGACGCAGCGCCGGGAACCGACAGCGTGGTCATGGAGCTGAGGTTGGAGTTGCGGTAA
- a CDS encoding glycosyltransferase family 4 protein, with product MDGSLILPGALSGKMREASVLQLGLGWFPETHGGAENMFYHLARYLPQEGIAFSGLVLGTVSHTLDNGARIDSFAPPTASLPRRVAAARSAIAETLRRQAPDLVAAHFALNMVGALPALRNRPLVVHFHGPWALESAAEGAGPLAVRLKFMVERLVYRRAARFVVLSQSFATILAERYGVQPERIHRVPGGVVADRYDLADSRHQARARLGWPQGRPILLTVRRLVKRMGLTALVDAMVELRRRVPDVLLVVAGRGPEAAALQDRIGALGLEEHVRLLGFVPDAHLPLAYRAADLCVMPSQALEGFGLTALESLAAGTPVMVTPVGGLPEVVEGLDGDLVLAGTDARSIGIGLAEALTGVRRLPDADACRALVRSRFDWPVIAARTAAVYRGALQ from the coding sequence ATGGACGGAAGCCTGATCCTGCCCGGCGCCCTGTCTGGGAAGATGCGGGAGGCCAGCGTGCTTCAGCTTGGGCTGGGCTGGTTTCCGGAGACTCATGGCGGGGCGGAGAACATGTTCTACCACCTCGCCCGTTACCTGCCGCAGGAGGGCATCGCCTTTTCCGGGCTGGTGCTGGGCACCGTTTCCCATACGCTGGACAATGGCGCCCGCATCGACAGCTTCGCACCGCCGACCGCCTCGCTGCCGCGCCGGGTGGCGGCGGCCCGGAGCGCCATCGCCGAGACCCTGCGCCGGCAGGCGCCCGACCTCGTCGCCGCCCATTTCGCGCTGAATATGGTGGGCGCCCTGCCCGCCTTGCGCAACCGGCCGCTGGTCGTCCATTTCCATGGCCCCTGGGCGCTGGAAAGCGCCGCGGAGGGCGCCGGCCCGCTGGCGGTGCGGCTGAAATTCATGGTGGAGCGGCTGGTCTATCGCCGCGCCGCCCGCTTCGTCGTCCTGTCGCAGTCCTTCGCCACCATCCTGGCCGAACGCTATGGCGTACAGCCGGAGCGCATCCACCGGGTGCCCGGCGGCGTCGTTGCCGACCGCTACGACCTTGCCGACAGCCGCCATCAGGCGCGCGCCCGCCTCGGCTGGCCGCAGGGGCGTCCCATCCTGCTGACGGTGCGCCGGCTGGTGAAGCGCATGGGGCTGACCGCACTGGTCGACGCCATGGTGGAGCTGCGCCGCCGGGTGCCCGACGTTCTGCTGGTCGTCGCCGGGCGCGGACCGGAGGCGGCGGCGCTTCAGGACCGCATCGGCGCGCTGGGGCTGGAGGAGCATGTGCGGTTGCTGGGCTTCGTTCCCGACGCGCATCTTCCGCTCGCCTACCGCGCCGCCGACCTGTGCGTGATGCCGTCGCAGGCGCTGGAGGGATTCGGCCTGACCGCATTGGAATCGCTGGCGGCCGGCACGCCGGTGATGGTCACGCCCGTGGGCGGCCTTCCCGAGGTGGTGGAGGGGCTGGACGGCGACCTCGTGCTGGCGGGGACCGACGCACGCTCAATCGGCATCGGCCTTGCGGAGGCGCTGACCGGCGTCCGCCGGTTGCCGGACGCCGACGCCTGCCGGGCGCTGGTGCGCAGCCGGTTCGACTGGCCGGTCATCGCCGCCCGCACCGCCGCCGTCTATCGCGGCGCCCTGCAATGA
- a CDS encoding glycosyltransferase family 4 protein has translation MSTIVILCDHAHPSGGLAKVAIAGAVGLARRGHRVHFFTAVPPIDPALLTDGITVHCLEQPDLKGNADRVQAALRGIWNREAARALESLLGSCPANDTVVHIHGWAKALSPSIFPVCRKSGLPVLLTLHDYFPLCPNGAFFVFPEGVNCPHRALSAGCLATDCDARARHHKWWRAARHAAGALAGGFTGGMALVTLSDRQRAVIAPHLPSGTVTLPVPNPVEVPDELRDRGPAPVAGNRHVLFVGRLSREKGAALLAEAAAQAGCPVRFVGDGDEVAAVRRLNPDAELAGWLPSDAVLEEVRRARALVVPSLWYETFGLAAYEALANGVPIIVSDNCAAAEAVLPGENGFLFRSGDAADLARCLRLLSHDAEVERMGRNAHDGYWRAPFTLDRHLDRLEQVYRAALSEGIGSLGRLDRRTRAFTP, from the coding sequence ATGAGCACGATCGTCATCCTCTGCGACCATGCCCACCCCAGCGGCGGGCTGGCGAAGGTCGCCATCGCCGGCGCCGTCGGACTGGCCCGGCGCGGTCACCGGGTCCATTTCTTCACCGCCGTCCCGCCCATCGACCCCGCCCTGCTGACGGATGGAATCACCGTCCATTGCCTGGAGCAGCCCGACCTGAAGGGCAATGCCGACCGCGTGCAGGCGGCGTTGCGCGGCATCTGGAACCGGGAGGCGGCCCGCGCGCTGGAAAGCCTGCTCGGCAGTTGCCCGGCCAACGACACGGTGGTCCATATCCATGGCTGGGCCAAGGCGCTGTCGCCCAGCATCTTCCCGGTCTGCCGGAAATCCGGCCTGCCGGTGCTGCTGACCCTGCACGATTATTTTCCGCTCTGCCCGAACGGCGCCTTCTTCGTCTTTCCCGAGGGCGTCAACTGCCCGCACCGGGCGCTGTCCGCCGGTTGCCTCGCCACCGACTGCGACGCCCGAGCCCGGCACCACAAATGGTGGCGGGCCGCCCGCCATGCGGCGGGGGCGCTGGCCGGCGGCTTCACCGGCGGCATGGCGCTGGTGACGCTCAGCGACCGGCAGCGCGCGGTGATCGCCCCCCATCTGCCGTCCGGCACCGTCACCCTGCCCGTCCCCAACCCCGTTGAAGTCCCGGACGAACTCAGGGACCGCGGACCCGCTCCGGTCGCCGGCAACCGCCACGTGCTGTTCGTTGGCCGCCTGTCGCGCGAGAAGGGCGCCGCTCTGTTGGCCGAGGCGGCCGCACAGGCCGGCTGTCCGGTGCGCTTCGTGGGCGATGGCGACGAGGTGGCGGCGGTGCGGCGGCTGAACCCCGATGCGGAACTTGCCGGCTGGCTGCCGTCCGACGCCGTGCTGGAGGAGGTGCGGCGGGCGCGGGCCTTGGTGGTTCCATCGCTGTGGTACGAGACGTTCGGGCTCGCCGCCTATGAAGCGCTGGCGAATGGCGTTCCCATCATCGTCAGCGACAATTGCGCGGCGGCGGAGGCGGTGCTGCCGGGAGAGAACGGTTTCCTGTTCCGCAGTGGCGATGCCGCCGACCTTGCCCGCTGCCTTCGACTGCTGTCCCACGACGCGGAGGTGGAGCGGATGGGCCGCAACGCGCATGACGGGTACTGGCGCGCGCCCTTCACGCTTGACCGCCATCTCGACCGGTTGGAGCAGGTCTATCGCGCGGCCCTCAGCGAAGGCATCGGTTCGCTGGGCCGGCTCGACCGGCGAACCCGGGCCTTCACGCCATGA
- a CDS encoding AAA family ATPase — protein sequence MDAPEHRLPPGTAGIPSGFVAPPVGTGADKVNVGRLVQTLWRQKWLILGLTAVLWLPAVLLINAMTPLYSASSVVVIDPHTNRVINIPSVSEPMGMFLDTVNTEVEILRSRDLARRVVEMLNLGKEPEYAATPDKPGLLTPLFEEGRALLTDVASGLPEPLSALLTPAARPPAPTGSAEEKETARLIYAFQKNLRVNPGVQSRAIRITVEAKDPQLAARAANAVADAYIAIQVEAKRKATQNASEWLQSRLDELRQDMTTTGRAAVEAMRAETGMTKGRDAPLVNEEMSALNAQLAEARAALTNAQGRLRQLQSVQPGNPESLTGADIGTDPLITGLRQRQTALSAQLAELRAQYGDRHPALARPSAELRELNAALATEVDRVIRSLRGEVEQQIAKIQSLSRRLEALRTESFDNLQADVRLRELQRQADASDDNYRRAVTRLKETQVLQALEMTPDVRIVSSADVPVGPVGPGKSVLAALAAVVCGAIATGIALVRTASQRGVYSSHQVEAVLGLPAVGIVPLLGRIKRYAGSDAKRDPYSNTGGGEFAEAVWRLCARLHLVRTGAEPATVKGGEVVMLTSSVAGEGKTTLAVALSAFLADTGRRVVIVDCDTRRPAVHRLLGGTRPPMGLTDLLEGDATLDQVVQVDDRRRVAVIAAGRPVERPQILFGSKAMLSLLVELSERYDVVVLDTPPVLSVSDALILAPLADRVLYVVRWARTATSLASAGIKQVRQVGGRIGGAVLSMVNARDHANLEYGARPPSGRSYRLRRIA from the coding sequence ATGGACGCACCGGAACACCGATTGCCGCCAGGCACGGCCGGTATCCCCTCCGGCTTTGTCGCACCGCCGGTCGGAACGGGCGCCGATAAGGTCAACGTAGGCCGTCTGGTCCAGACGCTGTGGCGCCAGAAATGGCTGATCCTTGGGCTGACCGCGGTGCTGTGGCTGCCCGCGGTGCTGCTGATCAACGCCATGACGCCGCTCTACAGCGCCTCATCCGTCGTGGTGATCGATCCGCATACGAACCGCGTCATCAACATCCCCTCGGTGTCGGAACCGATGGGAATGTTTCTCGACACCGTCAACACCGAGGTCGAGATCCTGCGGTCCCGCGATCTAGCCCGCCGGGTGGTGGAGATGCTGAATCTCGGGAAGGAGCCGGAATATGCCGCAACTCCCGACAAGCCCGGCCTTCTGACCCCCCTGTTCGAAGAAGGCCGCGCCCTGCTGACGGATGTGGCGTCCGGTCTTCCCGAACCGCTGTCCGCCCTGCTGACGCCGGCCGCGCGCCCGCCCGCTCCGACCGGCAGTGCCGAGGAGAAGGAAACCGCCCGCCTGATCTACGCCTTCCAGAAGAACCTGCGCGTCAACCCCGGCGTGCAGTCGCGGGCGATCCGCATCACGGTGGAGGCCAAGGATCCGCAACTGGCAGCCCGCGCCGCCAACGCCGTCGCCGACGCCTACATCGCCATCCAGGTGGAGGCGAAGCGCAAGGCCACCCAGAACGCCAGCGAGTGGCTGCAGAGCCGATTGGACGAGTTGCGCCAGGACATGACCACCACCGGCCGCGCCGCCGTCGAGGCGATGCGCGCGGAAACCGGCATGACCAAGGGCCGCGATGCCCCACTGGTGAACGAAGAGATGTCGGCCCTGAACGCCCAGCTGGCGGAGGCGCGCGCTGCGCTGACCAATGCTCAGGGGCGGCTGCGTCAACTGCAGTCCGTTCAGCCCGGCAATCCCGAATCGTTGACCGGCGCAGACATCGGCACCGACCCGCTGATCACCGGCTTGCGCCAGCGTCAGACGGCGCTGAGCGCCCAGCTGGCAGAGTTGCGCGCCCAATATGGCGACCGTCACCCGGCGCTGGCTCGGCCCTCCGCCGAACTGCGCGAACTCAATGCCGCCCTCGCCACCGAGGTGGATCGCGTGATCCGCAGCCTGCGGGGCGAGGTGGAGCAGCAGATCGCCAAGATCCAGAGCCTGTCCCGCCGGCTGGAGGCCCTGCGAACGGAATCCTTCGACAACCTGCAGGCGGACGTGCGGCTGCGCGAACTTCAGCGGCAGGCCGACGCATCCGACGACAATTATCGCCGCGCCGTCACCCGCCTGAAGGAGACCCAGGTGCTCCAGGCGCTGGAGATGACGCCCGACGTGCGCATCGTGTCCTCCGCCGACGTCCCGGTGGGGCCGGTCGGGCCGGGCAAGTCCGTGCTGGCGGCGTTGGCCGCGGTGGTCTGCGGCGCCATCGCCACTGGCATCGCGCTGGTGCGGACCGCCAGCCAGCGCGGCGTCTACAGCTCCCATCAGGTGGAGGCGGTTCTGGGGCTTCCGGCGGTCGGCATCGTGCCGCTGCTGGGCCGGATCAAGCGGTACGCCGGCTCCGACGCCAAACGCGATCCCTATTCCAACACCGGCGGCGGTGAATTCGCCGAGGCGGTCTGGCGGCTCTGCGCACGGCTGCATCTGGTCCGCACCGGCGCCGAGCCGGCCACGGTCAAGGGCGGCGAGGTGGTGATGCTGACCTCGTCGGTCGCGGGCGAGGGAAAGACGACGCTGGCGGTGGCGCTGTCCGCCTTCCTGGCCGACACCGGCCGCCGGGTCGTCATCGTCGACTGCGACACCCGCCGCCCCGCCGTGCACCGGCTTCTCGGCGGCACCCGCCCGCCCATGGGGCTGACCGACCTGCTGGAAGGCGATGCGACGCTGGATCAGGTCGTGCAGGTCGACGACCGCCGCCGGGTGGCGGTGATCGCCGCCGGCCGGCCGGTCGAGCGCCCGCAGATCCTGTTCGGCTCCAAGGCCATGCTGTCGCTGCTGGTGGAACTGTCCGAACGCTATGACGTCGTCGTCCTCGACACGCCGCCGGTGCTGTCGGTGTCCGACGCGCTGATCCTGGCGCCGCTGGCCGACCGTGTCCTCTATGTCGTGCGCTGGGCGCGGACCGCCACCAGCCTTGCAAGCGCGGGCATCAAGCAGGTGCGGCAGGTCGGCGGGCGGATAGGCGGCGCGGTGCTGTCGATGGTCAACGCCCGCGACCACGCGAACCTGGAATACGGCGCCCGTCCGCCCAGCGGCCGTTCGTACCGCCTGCGCCGCATCGCCTGA
- a CDS encoding glycosyltransferase produces the protein MKVAIVHYWLVGMRGGEKVIEALCELYPEADVFTHVYRPERISPIIRSHQVTTTFIDRLPMAHRMYQKYLPLMPLALEQLDLSAYDLVISSESGPAKGVLTRPDALHVCYCHTPMRYVWSGYHDYLHSAGPIVRPLMPYAIHRLRQWDLATAARVDRFIANSETVAKRIWRVYRRDSTVINPPVETRRFATAEPPGDHYLFVSQLVSYKRADVAIEAFNRMGRKLVVVGEGEEYRRLKQMAGPTVELLGHCSADELDRQYAACRALIFTANEDFGIVPVEAMAAGRPVIALNRGGATETVRDGLSGLFFDQQTPEALIEAVQRFEAQERRFNPTVIQAYAARFDRAVFKARLRETIDSWMNGEEPALAPARAAANDARGRELAPA, from the coding sequence ATGAAAGTCGCGATCGTCCATTACTGGCTCGTCGGGATGCGCGGGGGGGAGAAGGTTATCGAAGCCCTGTGCGAGCTGTATCCGGAGGCCGACGTCTTCACCCACGTCTACCGGCCGGAGCGGATCTCTCCGATCATCCGCAGCCATCAGGTCACCACGACCTTCATCGACCGGCTGCCGATGGCCCACCGGATGTATCAGAAGTACCTGCCGCTGATGCCGCTGGCGCTGGAGCAGCTCGACCTCAGCGCCTATGACCTCGTCATCAGCAGCGAATCCGGCCCGGCGAAGGGGGTGCTGACCCGGCCGGACGCGCTGCACGTCTGCTACTGCCACACGCCGATGCGCTATGTGTGGAGCGGCTATCACGATTACCTGCATTCGGCCGGACCGATTGTCCGGCCGCTGATGCCCTATGCCATCCACCGGCTGCGGCAATGGGATCTGGCGACGGCGGCGCGGGTCGACCGCTTCATCGCCAATTCGGAGACGGTGGCGAAGCGCATCTGGCGGGTCTACCGCCGCGATTCCACCGTCATCAACCCGCCGGTGGAAACCCGGCGCTTCGCCACCGCGGAGCCACCCGGCGATCATTACCTGTTCGTCAGCCAGCTGGTGTCCTACAAGCGGGCCGACGTGGCGATCGAAGCCTTCAACCGCATGGGCCGCAAGCTGGTCGTGGTCGGCGAGGGCGAGGAATACCGCCGGCTGAAGCAGATGGCCGGGCCGACGGTGGAGTTGCTGGGCCATTGTTCCGCCGACGAGCTGGACCGGCAGTATGCCGCCTGCCGCGCCCTGATCTTCACCGCCAACGAGGATTTCGGCATCGTGCCCGTCGAGGCGATGGCCGCCGGCCGGCCGGTGATCGCCCTGAACCGCGGCGGCGCGACCGAGACGGTGAGGGACGGGCTGTCGGGCCTGTTCTTCGACCAGCAGACGCCGGAAGCGCTGATCGAGGCGGTGCAACGCTTCGAGGCGCAGGAACGCCGCTTCAACCCCACCGTCATCCAGGCCTATGCCGCCCGCTTCGACCGTGCCGTTTTCAAGGCACGGCTGCGCGAGACCATCGACAGCTGGATGAACGGCGAGGAACCGGCCCTGGCCCCGGCGCGGGCCGCCGCCAACGACGCCCGCGGGCGGGAGCTGGCTCCGGCATGA
- a CDS encoding O-antigen ligase family protein → MTFATAGFEQSHHGVGHHGAAHHDTGHHGMGGLPSLNRMAAPVFWFLVAVPVLMGKAGVLEIVFPIGALAVGALLVTRDPARFAAFTWWLWFLTPEVRRLVDYQSGWSVISPIMVTPFVVGAMSWLVIAQYLPMLRYRAFFGFVPVMLGISYAYVNGITQAGVAAATFALLNWLIPVTLGLYVALHWPIYPQMRDAVLRAFVLGLALVGGYGLIQYFLMPAWDARWLLNVGMTNQGLPLPMQVRVFSTMNSSGPLAFLLVTGLALLPAARGVLVPVTGALALGSLLLSLVRAAWLAGLFSFTWLMLTMPGRHRMRLIAVGVGLVLCSLPLLSVPKVNQAIVSRFDTLNSMESDRSFQDRQEFYVTFLFYAMTEVRGAGLGTIDTATKLTNEDGHLGILANFDSGILRVPYELGWPGALGYVAGLIALTAGMLRRGGAPPDPFARCAETAALTMLGCMVFEHTLVKVTGVGFWFFLGMAMAAKNYGLASLQGAAPAPVHEFVPAHHFQEDKQWTEA, encoded by the coding sequence ATGACCTTCGCCACAGCCGGCTTCGAGCAGAGCCATCACGGCGTGGGCCATCACGGCGCGGCCCATCATGACACCGGCCACCACGGCATGGGCGGCCTGCCGTCCCTGAACAGAATGGCTGCACCGGTCTTCTGGTTCCTGGTGGCGGTCCCGGTCCTGATGGGCAAGGCCGGCGTGCTAGAAATCGTTTTTCCCATTGGGGCGCTGGCCGTCGGCGCCCTGCTGGTGACCCGCGACCCGGCCCGGTTCGCCGCCTTCACGTGGTGGCTGTGGTTCCTGACGCCGGAGGTGCGCCGGCTGGTCGATTACCAATCGGGCTGGAGCGTCATCAGCCCGATCATGGTGACGCCCTTCGTCGTCGGCGCCATGAGCTGGCTGGTGATCGCGCAATATCTGCCGATGCTGCGCTATCGCGCCTTTTTCGGTTTCGTGCCGGTGATGCTGGGCATTTCCTACGCCTACGTCAACGGCATCACCCAGGCGGGTGTGGCGGCGGCGACCTTCGCCCTGCTGAACTGGCTGATCCCGGTGACGCTGGGGCTCTACGTCGCCCTGCACTGGCCGATCTACCCGCAGATGCGCGACGCGGTGCTGCGCGCCTTCGTCCTCGGGCTGGCGCTGGTCGGCGGCTATGGCCTGATCCAGTATTTCCTTATGCCGGCCTGGGACGCGCGGTGGCTCCTCAATGTCGGGATGACCAACCAGGGCTTGCCGCTGCCGATGCAGGTGCGGGTGTTCAGCACGATGAACTCCTCCGGCCCGCTCGCCTTCCTGCTGGTCACCGGACTGGCCCTGCTTCCCGCCGCCCGCGGCGTCCTGGTGCCGGTCACCGGCGCCCTGGCGTTGGGCTCGCTGCTGCTCAGCCTCGTGCGGGCGGCCTGGCTCGCCGGGCTGTTCTCCTTTACTTGGCTGATGCTGACCATGCCCGGCCGCCACCGGATGCGGCTGATCGCGGTCGGCGTCGGGCTGGTCCTGTGCTCCCTGCCGCTGCTGAGCGTGCCGAAGGTCAATCAGGCCATCGTCTCCCGCTTCGACACGCTGAATTCGATGGAGAGCGACCGCAGCTTTCAGGACCGGCAGGAATTCTACGTGACGTTCCTGTTCTATGCGATGACCGAGGTGCGTGGCGCCGGGCTCGGCACCATCGACACCGCGACAAAGCTGACCAACGAGGACGGGCACCTGGGAATTCTCGCGAATTTCGACAGCGGCATCCTGCGTGTGCCCTATGAGCTGGGCTGGCCCGGCGCGTTGGGCTATGTCGCCGGCCTGATCGCCCTGACGGCCGGGATGCTGCGCCGCGGCGGCGCCCCGCCCGACCCGTTCGCCCGCTGCGCCGAGACGGCGGCCCTGACGATGCTCGGCTGCATGGTGTTCGAACACACGTTGGTGAAGGTCACCGGCGTCGGCTTCTGGTTCTTCCTGGGCATGGCGATGGCGGCCAAGAATTACGGGCTCGCCAGCCTGCAGGGCGCCGCCCCGGCACCCGTCCATGAATTTGTCCCGGCCCATCACTTCCAAGAGGACAAGCAATGGACGGAAGCCTGA